ACCGGACGCGAGCCAGCGGATGTCGTTGGAGATCTTCATGACCGGCACCGCGACGGCCCGGATGCCGGCTGACGCACCCACCATCGCGTCGAGTCCGCCCTGCGCAGCGAACTTGTTGGCTGCGGTGAGGATCGGCTCACCGGTCATCTGTGCGAGCAGCTCGGCGACCTCCTGCGCGAACCCGGCCGGCGCGTTGATACCCGTGCCGACCGCCGTGCCACCCAGGGTGACCTCGAGCAGCCCTGCACTGGACTGCTGCAGTCGATCGATCGCCTGGGCCAGTTGGGCGGCATACCCCGACCACTCCTGCCCGACGGTCAACGGGACCGCGTCCTGCAGGTGGGTACGCCCGGTCTTGATGACGTCGGACCATTCGGTGGCCTTCGCGTCGAACGAGGTGTGCAGTCGTTGCAGGCTGGGCACCAGGTGCTCGCGGAACGCCAGCAGTGTCGCGATGTGCATGGCTGTCGGGAAGGTGTCGTTGGAGGACTGACACATGTTGACGTCGTCGTTGGGATGCACCGGGCTCTTGCTGCCGAGCTGCCCGCCGACCAGTTGGATGCAGCGGTTGGAGATGACCTCGTTGACATTCATGTTCGACTGGGTGCCCGAGCCGGTCTGCCATACATACAGCGGGAAGTGCTCGTCCAGATCGCCTGCGATGATCTCGTCGCAGACCCTCGCGATGAGGTCGGCCTTCCACTGCGGTAGCCGCCCGCCTCGACCGTTCGCGATCGCCGCGGCCTTCTTCACATACCCGAACGCCCGGCAGACAGCCACGGGCATCCGGTCTGCGCCGATAGCGAAGTGGACCAGCGAGCGGGCAGTCTGCGCACCCCAGTACTTGTCCGCAGGCACCTCGATCGCGCCCATCGAGTCGGTTTCGGTGCGCGTGCCGGTCGCGTCGATACCGATGGGCAGGTTGTGAACAGCAGGGCCGGCGTGATCAGGATCAGTCATTCTTCGATGATGGCACTGCTGACGCCGACCGGTACAACCTCCCGGGGCTGGGGCAGACTTCGCTGTGTGACTCAGAACGGCGGTCCAATGGTGCGGTTGGTCTACCCCCACCAGCTCTTCACGCAGCAACTCGACGTCCCGGCCGACACCCGGCACGTGCTCGTCGAGGACGACCTGTACTTCCGGCAGTACCGTTTCCACTCCCACAAACTCGTGCTGCACCGGGCGAGTATGGCGAGCTTCGCGCAGCAGTTGCGGGAGGCCGGCTTCGATCCGCTGGTTATCGAGTCGTCCCCGGACGACACATCAGCGCACGAGCTGACCGCGGCCGTGCGGGAGCTGACTCCCGCCCGGATCACCGTCTACGACGTGGTCGACGACTGGCTTGCTCGTGACTGCACGGCAGCCCTGCGCGCGGCCGGTTACGAGCTGACGGTGGACGACGTGCTGGAGACACCCAATTTCCTGACGTCCCGGGCACAGTTCACCGGCTGGTTCGAGGCGAACAAGGCGCAGATGCAGTACTTCTACCAGTGGCAGCGTGCGCGTCTGGACGTCATGGTCGAGCACGGCAGACCGGTCGGCGGCAAATGGTCCTATGACGCCGACAACCGTAAGAAGCTACCGCGCGGCGAGCCGGTGCCAGCGGTGCAATGGCCGGCGCGCAGCCCTGCGGTGACGGAGGCCATCGAGTGGGTCCGACGCGAATTCCCGGGCGCGCCCGGGGATCCGGAGACCTTCGGGTGGCCCACCACGCACGCGGAGGCGGACGCGGCGTACGAGCAGTTCCTCATCGAGAGGTTCGAGAAGTTCGGCCCCTACGAGGACGCCATCGCAGCAGCACACCCGGTGCTCTTCCACTCGGCGCTGAGCCCGAGCCTGAACGTCGGCCTGCTCGATCCGCACGACGTTGTCGCACGGGCGCTGGACGCAGCCGATCAGCAGGCCGTGCCGCTGTCGTCCGTGGAGGGATTCATCAGGCAGGTGATCGGGTGGCGGGAGTACATGCGCGCCACGTACCATCTGTACGGACGCCGGATGCGGTCAGCGAATCAACTCGGGCACACCCGGTCGCTTGATGATGGCTGGTGGACCGGCCAGACCGGACTGGGCGCGGTCGACCACGTGGTCGGCGAGGTCCTGGAGCGCGGTTGGGCCCACCACATCGAGCGCCTGATGGTGCTCGGCAACGCGATGTGCCTGCTGCGGGTGGACCCACAGGAGATCTACGAGTGGAACATGGCGATGTTTGTCGACGCCTACGACTGGGTGATGGTGCCCAACGTCTACGCGATGAGCCAGTACGCCGCCGGCTCGGCGATCACAACCAAGCCGTACGTTTCGGGCAGCAACTACCTGCGCAAGATGTCGGACCTGGCGCGCGGCGACTGGGAAGCGGACTGGGACGGCCTCTACTGGACCTTCGTCCGCGATCACCGCGAGGTCTTCGAGGCCAACTTCCGCTCCCGGATGATGGTGGCGATGTGGGATTCGATGGACACCGACAAGCAGGTCGGGCACGTCCACCGAGCCGGCCGCTACCTGACCTGACCTTCTGCCCAGCTCGGCCGACGCCGACAGCACAACGCCCCGCCACCATCGCGCTGCTCGCGATGGTGGCGGGGCATTCTGAGCACTTACGCAGTCGCCCAGTCGGGGACCTTGTCCACCGAGGTCGGCGGGTCGTCCAGCAACGTGCCGGCCTTGCGCTCCGCGAGGTAGCTCTTCAGCTCCCTACGAACCACCGGCAACAGGATGTACACGCCGGAGAGGTTGATGAACGCGCAGAGGAAGAGCATCGCGTCGGCGAAGTCCAGGACCTGGCCGAAGTTCAGGATCGTACCGATGACCGTGAACACACAGAAGATGATCTTGTAGGACATCTCCTTGGCGGGGCTGCGACCGATCAGCGTCGTCCAGGCGCGCAGGCCGTAGTAGCTCCAGGTGAGCAGGGTGGAGAAGGCGAACAAGGTCACCGCGAGCGCCAGCACATTGGGGAACCAGTCCACGACGGTCTTGAAGGCCTCGGAGGTCACCACGACGCCGTCGGGTGCCGGTTTGCCGTTGGCAACCGCGGCCTGACCATCGACCCACGCCTTCGGCTCGGCGATGACGATGGTCAACGCGGTCATCGTGCACACGATCACGGTGTCGATGAAGGGCTCGAGCGAGGCGACGAAGCCTTCACTGACCGGACGACGGGTCTTCACTGCGGAGTGCACGATCGGGGAGGAGCCCAGACCGGCTTCGTTGGAGAAGGCCGCACGCTGGAAGCCGACGATCAGTACGCCGATGAATCCGCCCTGGACGCCGCTGCTGGAGAAGGCACCGCTGATGATCGAACCGAACGCCGGGAACACGCTGGTCGCGTTGAAGGCGATGACGGTGAGGCACGCCAGGATGTACAGGCCGGCCATGGCAGGTACCAGTTTGCTGGTCACGTTTCCGATCGACTCGACACCACCCAGGATGACTGCCGCCACCAGGGCCGCGAGGATCAGACCGAAGATCAGCGCTGCACCGTCGCTGCCGAGGAAACCGCTCTCGCCGCCGGTGACGTTCTTGGCCTGAGCAAAGGTCTGGTTGGCCTGGAACATGTTTCCGCCGGCCAGACCGAACAGGATGATCGCGACGGCGAACGCACCGGTAAGAATCTTCGCGGGGATCCTGCCCAACTTGGCAAAGGCCACCGGCAGGTAACGGAAGGGGCCACCTTCGACGCTGCCGTCCGCATTGACCTTGCGGTACTTCACGCCGAGCGTGCACTCGGCGAACTTGGTCGCCATGCCGAGCAGACCGGCACACACCATCCAGAAGGTGGCACCGGGGCCACCGATGGTGACGGCGACGCCGACACCGGCAATGTTGCCCAGGCCGACTGTGCCGGATACGGCAGAGGTCAGAGCCTGGAAGTGGGTGATCTGACCCGGATCCTGACTACGACTGAACTTTCCCTTCGCGACCTGCAGGGCCAAACCGAAGTGACGCAGCTGCACGCCCTTGAAGAGGAAGGTGCAGATGAGGCCGGCAAGGACCAGCCAGAAAACCACGATCGGACGATCGGTGCCGTTGATGTTGACCGGGTAGAAAACGATGTCGGACGCGAATTTGGTGATCGGCTTGAAGACCGAGTCGACCTTTTCCTCGAAACTCTTCAGCGCCCCACCTTCCGCGGCATGGAGGGAGGCAGCAAGTTGGGAGACGCTCATGAGAGTGGAGTCTGGACTATGGCCCATGTAATTTCAATCACACTCCCAGGTAACTTTAATGTATTGCCTGTATAAGCGCCTCAGAGTCCGCCGGATCCGTAGGGTCTGATGCCCCGGACAGGGAAAACGATACTGAATCGTTATGCAGCAAGTTCCGATGCTCGGCCCAGTCGTCGGCCCAGGCGGCTGCCGGCGCCCCGTCCGCCTGCCCGTGGCGAACAACGCGGAGAATGGCCGATATGACGAGCCCGGCGAACGCTGCATCACCTGTGACCGATACCGGCACGATGACCGCGCAGTGGGTGTCAGATGATGTGATGCGACCGGATCGGCAGCCGTGGGACCTGCTGGTCATCGGCGGTGGCACCGCCGGTCTTGTCGCCGCGCAGACTGCTTCGAGCCTCGGCGCCAGCGTCCTGATGGTCGAGCGGGCGCGCACGGGGGGTGACTGCCTGTGGACCGGTTGCGTGCCGAGCAAGGCACTGCTCGCGGCCGCCCACGCCGCCGCTGACGCCCGTGATGCCGCGCGGTTCGGAATACGCATAGACGGCGTTCGGGTCAACTTCGCCGAGGTGATGGCGCATGTGCACGACGCGATCGTCGCTGTCGAGCCGAATGATGCGCCCGACACGGTGCGGTCGGCAGGGGTGCAGGTCGCGCACGGTGCGGCCGTCTTCACCGGTGCGGACCGGGTGCGCTTCACCGCGAACGAGGGCGGCGCCTGCCAGACCGTCCGGTTCCGGCACTGCGTGGTCGCGACCGGATCGCAGCCACGGATGCCCGACGTGCCGGGCCTCGCGGATGCAGCACCGCTGACCAGCGAAACTGTCTGGGGTCTGAGGAAATTGCCACGTCGGCTGTTGGTGATCGGCGGCGGCACCATCGGCTGCGAACTGGGGCAGGCCTTCGCCCGGCTCGGTTCGCGGGTCACGATTCTGGAGAGCGCCGACCGGTTGCTCGGACCGGAGGATGAACGATCAACGCGCATCGTGCAGGAGTCGTTGGTCCGTGACGGTGTGCGGGTGCTGACGGGGATGTCCCTGGAGCGCATCGAGGCCGGCGTCGATGTGCACCGCGCGGATCTGGCCGGTGGCCGCAGCGTCGACTTCGACGTTGTGCTCGTAGCGACGGGTCGCGCGCCACGCTCCGTCGGGCTGGGGCTGCAGGCAGCCGGAGTCGACACCGATCAGGGCGGGCATGTCATCGTCGACAAGCATCTACGGACGGGAAACCCGCGCATCTATGCCGCCGGTGACGTCACTGCGCACCCCAAGTTCACGCACGTGGCCGGCGTGCACGGCAGCCTCGCCGGGTCCAACTCCGTGCTCGGGATACCGCGCAGCGTCCCCGCCGGGGCTCCCCCACGGGTGACCTTCACGCAACCCGAGCTCGCGGCGTTCGGTGTCGCTCCGGCGGCTGCGGCAGACGACGCATCCCTGACGGTGCAGGTCATCACTCACGACGTCGTCGACCGGGCGGTCGCGGAAAAACGCACCGCCGGACTGACTCAGATCGTCCTGGACAAGCGGGGCAAGATCGTGGGCGCCAGCATCGTCAGCCCGCGCGCCGGGGAGTCGCTCGCCGAGCTCGTGATCGCCGCGCGCGGCGGCCTCGGTGCGCGAGACGTCGCGAGCGCCATGCATGCCTATCCGACGCTGAACGATGCAATCTCCAACGCGGCCATCGCCCAGGTGCGCCGCCAGTTGGGCGCTACACCGGTGCGCCTCGTTACCCGCGCTCTGGCGGCCATCCAACGCCGTCGTTCATAGACCTGGACAGCGGCACGGCTTCACGACGGCCGTGCCGCCATCTGCAGATCGGCCCGTCAGACCATGGCTGCGGCAGCTGGGTTCTGGGCCCACAAGTCCGGGCCGAAGACTTCGTAGTGGATATTCGCCGACAGGATTCCTTTCGCGAGCAGCGCGGCTCGCGCCTCCTGCATGAAGGCCAACGGACCGCACATGAAGACCTGCGCCTCGCTCGGTACGTCGATACCGCTCAGGTCCATGCGCCCGGGAAGCGCCGGATGCAACGTCGGCGCGCTGTCTGCATCGGCCTCGTACCAGTTCTGCGCGGTGGCGTCATCCATGGCGAGCACCTGGCGGCGCAGGTCGGCGTAGAGGGCGTGATCGTGATGTGTGCGATCGGCATGGAAAAGGCGCACCGTGCGGCTCGGCTGACGCCGCGACAGATCCTCCAGGACAGCCGCCACAGGCGTGATCCCGATACCCGCTGACACCAGAACGATCGGACCGTCCGACTCGTCGAGCACAACGTCCCCCGCGGGTTGACTGACATCGAGCACGGCACCGGGTGTCGCGTGCTCGTGCAGCCAGGACGAGACCTGCCCGTCGGGCAGCCCACCCTCGCCGGATACCCGTTTGATCGTCACCCGCAAAGAGTCGCCGCGCGGACCGGAGGAAATCGTGTACTGCCGCGGCTGACGCTCGCCGTTCGGTAGATCGACGGCGATGGCGATGTACTGCCCGGTCCGATGGGTCGGGGCCTCGCCGCTCACCGGCGCCAAGATGAGAGAGAAGACGTCATCGGTCTCATCAATTCGCTCGACGACCCGGTATTGACGCCACGGGTGCGCCGGGTCGGTGCCGCCGAGCGCGTAGAGCTTGCCCTCCTCGGCGATCAGCGAGCACGCGAAGAGCCAGTAGACCTCGTCCCACGCTGCGGCGATCTCCGCAGTGACCGCGTCCCCGAGGACGGTGCCCACCGCTTTGAGCAGGTGATGGCCGACGATCGTGTATTCCTGCGCCGCAATGCCCAGCGACACGTGTTTGTGCGCGATACGCGCCATGATCGGGGTGAAGTCGGGCGCGTCGGGATCGATCAGGTTCACGGCGTACGCCACCACGGACGCAGCGAGTGCCTTGGGCTGCTCACCGACCGCCTGGTTGGCCTTGTTGAAGACACGCATGAGCTCCGGGTGCGCCGCGAACATGTCGGGATAGAAGGTGCTGGTGATCTCCTCGGCGTGCTGTGCCACTACTCCTGCGGTGGCCGCGACGATGCTCTCGGACTGTGGTGACAGATTCAACTGTGTTTCCTCTTCAGGTGTTCTGCGAGACTCCCGCTCGCTGGACTGCCTTATCTTTCCTACCGGGACGCAGGTCGGCTAGGGAACAAGGTCCTGGGCCAGCGAGCGCAGCCGTGGCATGGGCAGGGGCAGGGGCAGCTCTCGGCGTAGTACCTCGTTCTCCTGCGGATCAAGGACACTGTGCTGCACGCAGGCGGGCACCAGCTCGCCGGTCTCGGGGTGGGCCATCGCGTACGAGCAGGCAGCCAGTCGCTCCTGGGTGGCCGCGATCCGTGGATCGGTGCTGATCTGCCCGGCGAGTGAGGCCCGCCACGCCGGAGCAACATCGGCCGCGTCCATGAACGAGTGCATCACGAAGGTGACCGGACGCACTCCATGGCGCAGCAGCCGACGGATGCCGACCCTGCGCACCATCCGGCCGGCCCACCCGGTCGCGGTCACGACCACCCCCGGATGCCGGGCGCACACCCGTGCGACCTTCACGGCCAACAGCGACGGGGCGGTACCCGTGAAGCTGACCCCGCCGAATCGGGCGAAGAACACGTCGCGCACGTGCAGATCACGCGGATCCTGCTCCTGCAGCACCGGGAAATAGTCCGGCCCGGCGAAGAAACCGTAGGAGGTCCTGTTGCATCGCACGTCGCCGGTCTGCAGTACCCGGAAGGGCAGCGACGTACCGACACCGGCCTCGATCTGCGCCCACACCTCGTCGCCGGTGGTATCGCCATAGGTCTCGTGCCAGCGCCGGTCATCGCCGACAAAAGCCGCCGGTTGGAAGGAAAACAGACCGAAACCGAAGGCTTTGCAGTCCCGGATCACGTGGGCGATCTGCCCGAGATTGCTCGGTGTCACCGTCATGTTGTGCGCGAGGAAGAAGCGCACCCCGTGCTCCTCGCGCAGCCGCCGGAACATCGCAGTGAACTGCTCGCGGTAGGGGTTCAGGGACGCCTCGTCCGATGGTCGCGCGATCCCGCGCCGACCGAACATCAACATGTCGAAGTGCGCCGCGAACGACAGCCGCGGTAGTCGCTTCGTCCCGTCGGGAGCAATGGCCAACGCCCGCAGGTAGTCGTAGTCGAAGTCACCATGCGTCATGCTCATCGGTTCACGACCGTGCGCCCGCATCCGGGTGAGCACCTGCGCATGCTCCTGCGGGGGCAGCAGGGTGACCTCGCCGCCGATCAGTTGCGCGTGCGCGTGCGGACCGCGCAGTCGGCGCAGCAGACCCATCTGCCCGGTCACCTCTCGCAGCGTGTGCTCGCCGTCGACTCGCACTCGGTTCGCATCCCGCGAGTGGTAGCAGGGCGTACACGCCAGGTTGCATTTCGGGAACACCCCGTGGGTGCCCTCGCAACCCACCGCGTGCTGGCCGAGGGTCTGAGCGGGCGTGCGAACACCGATCGGTAACTGACTCCACCTCGTCCGCAACGCGGCGACTGTCTCCGGGTGCACCGGCCGGGTGGCCAGCTCAAAGCGTCGCACCCAGTGCGGAAGTCTCAGTCGCACGCCGGTCATGTCCGCCACCATGTGCGCGAGTGTCGCACCGCGGGCTGACACCAGTCGCCGACCACGGCCCGATGGATGATGTTCACCCGTCATCTCAAATCCACATCGTGAGACTCAAGTCTTGCCATGTGAGAACGTCGCGACGAGGCTGACCGGGTGGACACCTACACGCACGGACACGCAGACGCCGTGCTGCAGTCGCATCGCTGGCGCACTGCACAGAACTCCGCCGGTTACCTGTTGCCGTTGCTTCACCCCGGCCTGGAACTACTGGATGTCGGGTGCGGGCCGGGCACCATCACGGTGGACCTCGCCCGGATCGTCGCACCCGGAAAGGTGCTCGGTCTGGATATCGCGAATGCCCCGCTGAACGAGGCGCGCGATCTCGCCGCCCGCGCTGAGATCGCAGTGGATTTCGCCGTCGGCGACGTCTACGACCTGCAGCTGGCCGACGACAGCGTCGACGTCGTGCACGCCCATCAGATGCTGCAGCATCTGACCGATCCGGTCGCGGCGCTGCGCGAGATGGCCCGGGTATGCCGTCCGGGTGGCGTGATCGCCGTCCGCGAGGTGGACTACGCCGCCACCACCTGGTTCCCCGCCGACGAGGGTTTGGACCACTGGCTGCGGGTGTACTCCGAGACCGCCCGACGCAATGATGCCGAGCCCGATGCCGGCAGACGGCTGCGCTCCTGGGCACACGCTGCAGGGTTACGCGACATCGCCGCCACCACCTCGGCGTGGTGTTACGCCACGGACGTCGAGCGCGCCTGGTGGGGCAACTCCTGGGCCGGTCGTGCGACAGCGTCATCGTTCGCCGAACAGGCCGTCGCCTACGGCCTGGCCACCCCCGCCGAACTGGCGGAAATAGCCGCTGCCTGGCTGCGTTGGGCCGCAGCCGATGACGGATGGCTGAGCTTCCTGCACGGAGAGCTACTGATTCGAGTCTGAAATCAGCCCGTCGACTCGGCAACGAGCGCGATGGCGATCATCACAGCCGCGAGCGCAAAATACCCCGCCCTACGCATCACCCCGACCGATGTACGCATCGCCAGAACCGCTTGGATCGCGTAATACGCGGCGAATGCCCGGGACGCGACCGCAACGATCGTGAAGGTCGGCGTGGTGGCCGCGAGCAGTACCGCTGCGCCACCACTGACCAGGTACGGCGTGGGACCACGCATGAAGCGGGACAGGCCGCTCAGATTGCCCTGCGCAGCGACCGTGTCGGCCACGGCTGCGCTGAACTGGCTGAGCACAGCCGACAGCACCAGGGGCAGAGCGAGCCATGGCGCTACCCGGCCGGTGATGTCCAGCAGCGTGTTGTCGGGCCCGGCGGCGGTCCCCAGCCCCATGACCGGGGTCGCGACCGCGACGAAACCCAGGTAGATCGAGGCCGCGACCAGCTGCGCCAATCGCGAGGCCCGGACGCGGGTTTCGGCGTCGAACCGGTCGCCGAGATACTGCACCGTTTCGAAGCCCTGGACCGTGATCACGGTCCCACCGAGCACCAGCAGAAGCGAATCGGCGGGTGACGCCGACGAGGACGATCACTGCGACGGCCGCGCACGCCACGGACCGCTCCCACAGTGCGGAGCCACCGGGGGGCGCCTTATCGGTCGACCGTGCCGCAAGTGCAGGTTCGACGACGCGGACACAGTGCCGCACCGAGGTGCCCACCACCCAGGCCACTGCGCACACTCCAGCGGCGCCGAGCAGTGACAGCGGGCCGAGCGTGCGCTCCAGCACGGGCACGATGATCAACAGGCCGGAGCCGAGGATCGACGCTAGTGTGCGGTGACCGAGGCCCGCATTACTCGAGAGGGTGTTGGCACCCTATGGACTCGCTGCCGCTGCGAGGTTGCGCACTCCTGCGACACTCAGCGGCAGCAGCACGGCAACGGCGAAGAGCGCGGCACCGTAGATCGCGACGTGTTCGGCGCCGAAGATCGCCGCCAGTGGGATCACGGCCAGTTGCCCGACCGGGATCGCCGCGTAGGAGCCGAAGTCGTCGTAGGAACTGACCCGCGACATCATCTGCGGCGGGATGTGGGTATGTCGCGCGGTGTCCCACGTGACGCCCATGAATGAGGTCCCGAGCCCGGCCAGCAGGGCGCCGACCGCGAGCACCGCCACGCCGACTCCCAGCCCGAGAAGTAGCAGCGGGAGGGCTCCGAGGGCCTGCAACATCAGACCGAAGACCAGCGGCCGACGCACGGTCAACCGGAGCATCACCACGCTCATCACGAGCAGCCCGACCGCCCGGACACTCAGCACCGCGCCCCAGCCATCCGCACCGAATGTGTGCGTCGCGATCACCGGTCCCAGGATCTGCCACACTCCCGTCTGGACGGCGTTGACGACCGTGAAGGCCGCCGTGACCGACCAGATCCAGGACGTAGACCGGAAGTAGGTCCACCCCTCGCGAAGGTCGTGAGCCAGCCCGCGGGCCGGCGCGGCGGGTCGGTCGGGCAGTGCGACGAAGAGCATGCACCACGCGGCGATGAGGAAGGATGCTGCGTCGATAAGGATCGCGATGCCGCCGCCGACGGTGGCCACCAGCACGCCGGCCGCTGTCGGGCCGAGGACTCGGGCCGCGTTGCGCGCCGATGCCAACTGCGAGTTGGCCTTCTGCAACCCCTCGCGGGCGA
This portion of the Dermatophilaceae bacterium Sec6.4 genome encodes:
- the fumC gene encoding class II fumarate hydratase; this encodes MTDPDHAGPAVHNLPIGIDATGTRTETDSMGAIEVPADKYWGAQTARSLVHFAIGADRMPVAVCRAFGYVKKAAAIANGRGGRLPQWKADLIARVCDEIIAGDLDEHFPLYVWQTGSGTQSNMNVNEVISNRCIQLVGGQLGSKSPVHPNDDVNMCQSSNDTFPTAMHIATLLAFREHLVPSLQRLHTSFDAKATEWSDVIKTGRTHLQDAVPLTVGQEWSGYAAQLAQAIDRLQQSSAGLLEVTLGGTAVGTGINAPAGFAQEVAELLAQMTGEPILTAANKFAAQGGLDAMVGASAGIRAVAVPVMKISNDIRWLASGPRCGIGELILPENEPGSSIMPGKINPTQCEATVMVCIQVIADDLGTTFAGSQGNFELNAMRPIIINNVLHSALILGDACDLLRVHCIDGIELNLPQIKEYLDRSLMLVTALSPVIGYDKASAIAHTAAESGGTLREAALASGAISGEDFDRVVDPTLMIHPS
- a CDS encoding cryptochrome/photolyase family protein — protein: MTQNGGPMVRLVYPHQLFTQQLDVPADTRHVLVEDDLYFRQYRFHSHKLVLHRASMASFAQQLREAGFDPLVIESSPDDTSAHELTAAVRELTPARITVYDVVDDWLARDCTAALRAAGYELTVDDVLETPNFLTSRAQFTGWFEANKAQMQYFYQWQRARLDVMVEHGRPVGGKWSYDADNRKKLPRGEPVPAVQWPARSPAVTEAIEWVRREFPGAPGDPETFGWPTTHAEADAAYEQFLIERFEKFGPYEDAIAAAHPVLFHSALSPSLNVGLLDPHDVVARALDAADQQAVPLSSVEGFIRQVIGWREYMRATYHLYGRRMRSANQLGHTRSLDDGWWTGQTGLGAVDHVVGEVLERGWAHHIERLMVLGNAMCLLRVDPQEIYEWNMAMFVDAYDWVMVPNVYAMSQYAAGSAITTKPYVSGSNYLRKMSDLARGDWEADWDGLYWTFVRDHREVFEANFRSRMMVAMWDSMDTDKQVGHVHRAGRYLT
- a CDS encoding alanine/glycine:cation symporter family protein gives rise to the protein MSVSQLAASLHAAEGGALKSFEEKVDSVFKPITKFASDIVFYPVNINGTDRPIVVFWLVLAGLICTFLFKGVQLRHFGLALQVAKGKFSRSQDPGQITHFQALTSAVSGTVGLGNIAGVGVAVTIGGPGATFWMVCAGLLGMATKFAECTLGVKYRKVNADGSVEGGPFRYLPVAFAKLGRIPAKILTGAFAVAIILFGLAGGNMFQANQTFAQAKNVTGGESGFLGSDGAALIFGLILAALVAAVILGGVESIGNVTSKLVPAMAGLYILACLTVIAFNATSVFPAFGSIISGAFSSSGVQGGFIGVLIVGFQRAAFSNEAGLGSSPIVHSAVKTRRPVSEGFVASLEPFIDTVIVCTMTALTIVIAEPKAWVDGQAAVANGKPAPDGVVVTSEAFKTVVDWFPNVLALAVTLFAFSTLLTWSYYGLRAWTTLIGRSPAKEMSYKIIFCVFTVIGTILNFGQVLDFADAMLFLCAFINLSGVYILLPVVRRELKSYLAERKAGTLLDDPPTSVDKVPDWATA
- a CDS encoding FAD-dependent oxidoreductase codes for the protein MTSPANAASPVTDTGTMTAQWVSDDVMRPDRQPWDLLVIGGGTAGLVAAQTASSLGASVLMVERARTGGDCLWTGCVPSKALLAAAHAAADARDAARFGIRIDGVRVNFAEVMAHVHDAIVAVEPNDAPDTVRSAGVQVAHGAAVFTGADRVRFTANEGGACQTVRFRHCVVATGSQPRMPDVPGLADAAPLTSETVWGLRKLPRRLLVIGGGTIGCELGQAFARLGSRVTILESADRLLGPEDERSTRIVQESLVRDGVRVLTGMSLERIEAGVDVHRADLAGGRSVDFDVVLVATGRAPRSVGLGLQAAGVDTDQGGHVIVDKHLRTGNPRIYAAGDVTAHPKFTHVAGVHGSLAGSNSVLGIPRSVPAGAPPRVTFTQPELAAFGVAPAAAADDASLTVQVITHDVVDRAVAEKRTAGLTQIVLDKRGKIVGASIVSPRAGESLAELVIAARGGLGARDVASAMHAYPTLNDAISNAAIAQVRRQLGATPVRLVTRALAAIQRRRS
- a CDS encoding globin domain-containing protein; translated protein: MNLSPQSESIVAATAGVVAQHAEEITSTFYPDMFAAHPELMRVFNKANQAVGEQPKALAASVVAYAVNLIDPDAPDFTPIMARIAHKHVSLGIAAQEYTIVGHHLLKAVGTVLGDAVTAEIAAAWDEVYWLFACSLIAEEGKLYALGGTDPAHPWRQYRVVERIDETDDVFSLILAPVSGEAPTHRTGQYIAIAVDLPNGERQPRQYTISSGPRGDSLRVTIKRVSGEGGLPDGQVSSWLHEHATPGAVLDVSQPAGDVVLDESDGPIVLVSAGIGITPVAAVLEDLSRRQPSRTVRLFHADRTHHDHALYADLRRQVLAMDDATAQNWYEADADSAPTLHPALPGRMDLSGIDVPSEAQVFMCGPLAFMQEARAALLAKGILSANIHYEVFGPDLWAQNPAAAAMV
- a CDS encoding methyltransferase domain-containing protein → MDTYTHGHADAVLQSHRWRTAQNSAGYLLPLLHPGLELLDVGCGPGTITVDLARIVAPGKVLGLDIANAPLNEARDLAARAEIAVDFAVGDVYDLQLADDSVDVVHAHQMLQHLTDPVAALREMARVCRPGGVIAVREVDYAATTWFPADEGLDHWLRVYSETARRNDAEPDAGRRLRSWAHAAGLRDIAATTSAWCYATDVERAWWGNSWAGRATASSFAEQAVAYGLATPAELAEIAAAWLRWAAADDGWLSFLHGELLIRV
- a CDS encoding MFS transporter is translated as MTTPPRAAEGSAANPPNPLRSHDFRWFFIARTVSVLGSSMTPVALAFAVLQMTGRAADLSYVLTASMVPMISLTIFGGGIADRFRRDALLRWTSLLSGVSQAGVAFCVITDQPIRYLVALAFINGATQAFAGPAMSGIIPQLVAREGLQKANSQLASARNAARVLGPTAAGVLVATVGGGIAILIDAASFLIAAWCMLFVALPDRPAAPARGLAHDLREGWTYFRSTSWIWSVTAAFTVVNAVQTGVWQILGPVIATHTFGADGWGAVLSVRAVGLLVMSVVMLRLTVRRPLVFGLMLQALGALPLLLLGLGVGVAVLAVGALLAGLGTSFMGVTWDTARHTHIPPQMMSRVSSYDDFGSYAAIPVGQLAVIPLAAIFGAEHVAIYGAALFAVAVLLPLSVAGVRNLAAAASP